A stretch of the Chitinophagaceae bacterium genome encodes the following:
- the ruvX gene encoding Holliday junction resolvase RuvX: MARILALDYGKKRTGIAVSDPLQIIATALETIETPQIFSFLHSYFLREAVECIVVGEPKNMNNTPSEISGDINNFIASFQQKFPAVPVKRIDERFTSKIASQTILAAGKNKKARRDKSLVDKVSAVIILQSYLASIQK, translated from the coding sequence TTGGCCCGGATTCTTGCATTGGATTATGGAAAAAAGCGAACCGGAATCGCTGTTTCAGATCCACTGCAGATTATTGCGACTGCTTTAGAAACCATTGAAACTCCTCAGATTTTCAGCTTTCTGCACTCCTATTTTCTTCGGGAAGCAGTGGAATGTATTGTGGTAGGTGAACCAAAAAACATGAATAATACACCTTCAGAAATAAGTGGTGACATCAATAATTTCATTGCTTCCTTTCAGCAAAAATTTCCGGCTGTTCCTGTAAAAAGAATAGATGAGCGATTTACTTCGAAAATTGCGAGTCAGACAATTTTAGCTGCAGGAAAGAACAAAAAGGCGCGAAGAGACAAATCTTTAGTTGATAAAGTCAGCGCTGTAATAATTTTACAATCATACTTAGCGTCCATTCAAAAATGA
- a CDS encoding peptide deformylase, with protein MILPIIAYGDPLLRKKASGIHNDYPQLTSLIENMFETMYAASGIGLAAPQVGHSIRLFIVDTVPVLKNLDKEDPEHDFKGEKGLLQVFINAKAIEKDGEEWRYNEGCLSIPKIREDVERPDEITLEYQDENFKHHRKVFSGLAGRVIQHEYDHIEGILFTDHLKPLKKRMLKKKMENISKGLVEVDYKMKFPQKK; from the coding sequence ATGATACTACCGATAATAGCTTATGGTGATCCATTGTTGCGGAAAAAAGCTTCCGGCATCCACAACGATTATCCGCAATTAACCTCGCTGATTGAAAACATGTTTGAAACAATGTACGCTGCGAGCGGTATTGGACTTGCAGCTCCACAGGTTGGTCACTCTATCCGTTTATTTATTGTGGATACAGTTCCTGTACTTAAGAATCTGGATAAAGAAGATCCGGAGCATGATTTTAAAGGTGAAAAAGGATTGCTGCAGGTATTTATCAATGCCAAAGCGATTGAGAAAGATGGTGAGGAATGGCGTTACAATGAAGGTTGTCTGAGTATCCCGAAAATCAGGGAGGATGTTGAACGCCCGGATGAAATTACACTGGAATATCAGGATGAAAATTTCAAGCACCACCGTAAGGTTTTCAGCGGACTGGCCGGAAGAGTGATTCAACATGAGTACGATCACATTGAAGGTATCCTTTTCACCGACCACTTAAAGCCACTCAAAAAGCGGATGCTGAAAAAGAAAATGGAAAATATTTCCAAAGGACTGGTGGAAGTAGATTACAAAATGAAATTTCCGCAAAAGAAATAA